Below is a window of Populus trichocarpa isolate Nisqually-1 chromosome 3, P.trichocarpa_v4.1, whole genome shotgun sequence DNA.
TCTCTTTCAAGTTTCAATTTCACAACaatggaaagggaaaaaaacataaaagaaaaagttGGAAGTGAATTAAATGAGGATATCTAGAGAGGACCACTTCTATAAGTCGGAAATAATTCCAGTTCAACAAGATCGTTCAAGGATCCAATGAAGAACTAACTATTTCAGAATCACCGAGGCAGTGTAATAGTAATAGACAGCACAAGAAACAGTTTTATGTGTTCTTTGTAAATCAAAATTTGCCAgagtattatttaatttgatcaaattaacctCTTCAACATCTATTGACAAtataaattcttgtataaatcgATCAAGTTTGAAGCACATATTGAGGGTAAGACGATCAATACCTCCAGATATAAGGGTTTAATAGGtgatctttaattaaaaattacgtATTTTTATCGCATTAGTCTCTAATTAGTGATCAATTTTTATCTCATAGATTTCATTTTGCtgagaaaattccaaaaacatgTTGGTTAGATAGTGTAAAAACTtgtaacgttttttttttctttgtgaattaaaacattgttttctcgagtgaaaaaggaaattgaaaatgattgatgaagACAATATGGaaggaaattaaagaagaaaaaaaaggaggattTTTCACGAGATAAATTTGGTGATCTACAAACCACAAATTAACATTTTGCTTATCTTCAACGATCTTTCCGTTTCTTTAAGAAGTGTGACCTGCGCGCACTCATGTTTTAGCAACTCTATCGATCCCTCCTCCTGTGTCCTAAGAAATGATAAAGCAATTTAATCGTACCACTGGCCAAGAATGGGTCATACACATTAAACGAACCCTTGATGAAGGTATAGATGATGAAGATGTAGGCGTTCCTGTCTGCATCTTCAGTGTATCCAAAGCCATAGTTTCAACCAAACAAGAAGCATACATCCCTCAACTAGTTGCAATAGGCCCTTATCATCATCGACGCGTAGAGCTCTTCGAAATGGAGCGTTACAAGCTCATTGAAGCGGAAAGAGTCCAGAAGAAGTATCAAAACATTAGGTTCAGTGACATAGTTGAGCATTTGGAGGAAAATGATGCCACTGTCCGAGCTTGTTATCATGCCTACTTGGATTTTGATCGAGAAGAACTGGCCTGGACTTTTGCCATTGATGCTTCCTTCTTGCTTGGGTACCTCCGAACCTTCACAATTAGAACTGAAGAGCCATCAAGGAATCGTTCATCTTCTAGTCTAGCAGATATGGTCAACCACCTCGCCAAGAAGAAAACCATTCGCCAAGCAATCCTCGGGGATATGCTGATGCTGGAAAACCAAATCCCTTTTTTCGTGCTAAGAAAAGTCAATAGGTATTTTCAGTATGAAAATCCTGATGAAGCGTTGGCCATGATGTTAATGAAATTTTGTAAGCATGCGTCTCCGATTAAAATCGTGGATGGACAGCAACGTGTCAGCGAAGAATGTCTCCAAAAGAACCATCTACTTGATCTTATCTATTGCACGGTTGCACCAAAATCCGAAGATATTGAAAGGGAAATCGAAGAGTCGAACGAGGGCAACGAAGAGCATGAGGAGAATGGTTGCTTTAAGAAAACTTGGAAGTCAATATGGAGCTTTTTATGTTTCATTATTGTAGTTCCTCTTCGGTTTCTTATACGAATACTCAAATCAAAAGCTGTCAAGGCTGCAGTAACCTTACCATGGAAACTCATAAAGAGTGTTTGCCATCTTAAACCCACAAGTGAAATAACCAATCTTGTATCAACAGCAGAAACTGTAGCTGCAGAGATCGAAAGTGTGTCTGCATTGAACGATGCGAGTCTATTGATCGAAGAGCTATCGATTCCATCTGCGACAAAACTTTTTGGGATTGGTGTCAAATTCATTCCCACAAAGGGAGGCTTGAAGACTATCAGCTTTGACAAACCTCGTGGAGCATTTTATCTTCCGGTGGTGAACTTGGACGATGACTCAGAGGTGTTACTGAGGAATCTTGTAGCTTATGAGGCTTCTTTAGCACCAGAATGCACGGTGTTAGCACGCTATGTTGAATTGATGAGTGGAATTCTGGACACAAAAGAGGATGTGAAGATTTTGAGGGATTCAGGGATTGTCTTGAATCGACTCAAGAGCGACGAGGAAGCAGCAAATCTTTGGCATGGAATTACTAAATTCATGAAGCTAACCAAAGTTCCAATTCTTGACAACGCAATAGAGGAAGCAAATTCTTATTACTCAAATAACTGGAAAGTTCGGATGTCAACGTCTTTCAAGAAGTATGTTTATAGCTCATGGCCTGTTCTCACATTCTTAGCAGCTAATCTTCTCATCTTGCTGTCTGCTTTGGAGGCCTTCTGTTCTGTGTATGGCTGCTCTAAATGGTCAGCTTCTCTATGATAAATTTGTAGTACTGTATTTTAACATTTCTATTGCCAATGTCATTGTAACACACTTCTAAGAAGTTTCAAACAAGTGATCATTTTCATCCATACTATTACAGGGAGGCAAACCATGCAGCGGATAACCTGGCAAAATTATGGAGGACTTCATAGAACAAAAGACCTCATTGCTTGGCTTTAATTTCTGTAACAGATTTGattagtttggattttttttatttctgtttttgacCTTTTAAGAGCTTTCTTATGTAATCTATGAATCTTGTTGGCTTCAAATTATGGGACACAACATCCTTGTGTTCCTCGTTTCCTTAATGAAAATCGACTTAAGTTCATCAAACAATGGGTATTGTAGTGAAGAGTTTTTTTAGTCTTGTCACTAGATAGAGACATCTCGATGATTTATGATTAGGATTGatagagtaaaattgaaaataaaaaccatcacctagttttataataattagaaaCTTTAATTGACCTTTAAAATTCTAGGTATGAAGCTAATTATGCTAAAGATAAGATTTAATCTTTTGCTCCTTTAAAGATATATCTTAATTTTTGGCtgactatatattttaattaagacaTGATCATAGGTGCTAAATGACAAGCCCACAATAAAGAGACGAGTCATTGTATGATAGATGATGGTACTGTAAGAGGAGATCACACATGCAGAAGAGAGAGAGCTATGAAAGAATTCACGACTTAATATATATGAGAGTAATATATATAACATGATATCGATAGAATGTGTTTCTGCCATGTTTGCT
It encodes the following:
- the LOC7478338 gene encoding putative UPF0481 protein At3g02645; this encodes MIKQFNRTTGQEWVIHIKRTLDEGIDDEDVGVPVCIFSVSKAIVSTKQEAYIPQLVAIGPYHHRRVELFEMERYKLIEAERVQKKYQNIRFSDIVEHLEENDATVRACYHAYLDFDREELAWTFAIDASFLLGYLRTFTIRTEEPSRNRSSSSLADMVNHLAKKKTIRQAILGDMLMLENQIPFFVLRKVNRYFQYENPDEALAMMLMKFCKHASPIKIVDGQQRVSEECLQKNHLLDLIYCTVAPKSEDIEREIEESNEGNEEHEENGCFKKTWKSIWSFLCFIIVVPLRFLIRILKSKAVKAAVTLPWKLIKSVCHLKPTSEITNLVSTAETVAAEIESVSALNDASLLIEELSIPSATKLFGIGVKFIPTKGGLKTISFDKPRGAFYLPVVNLDDDSEVLLRNLVAYEASLAPECTVLARYVELMSGILDTKEDVKILRDSGIVLNRLKSDEEAANLWHGITKFMKLTKVPILDNAIEEANSYYSNNWKVRMSTSFKKYVYSSWPVLTFLAANLLILLSALEAFCSVYGCSKWEANHAADNLAKLWRTS